The Pyxidicoccus sp. MSG2 DNA segment TGGTGCCACCGGGCACCACGCCCTGCTCGGCCAGCCCGGCGACCTCGGAGATGAGGGGGATGCGCTCCAGGTCGATTGCCGCGCGCGCCTTCGCCCCGGTCATCATCTCCAGCAGGTGGCCCAGCAGCCCGTAGCCCGTCACGTCCGTAAGGGCGTTCACCTTGAACTTCCCCGACGCGAAGACCTCCCCCGCGGCGCGGTTGAGGGCGGACATCACCGCCACCACGCGCTTGGAGAGCTGCTTCGAGGCCACGCCCCGCTTGATGGCGGTGGTGGCGATGCCCGAGCCCAGGGGCTTGGTGAGGAAGAGCACGTCTCCCGGCTTCGCGCCCGCGTTGGTGAGCACCTTCTTCGGATGCACCACGCCGGTGACGGCCATGCCGTACTTCGGCTCCGGGTCCCTCACGCTGTGGCCGCCGAGGATGGGGATGCCCGCCTCGTCGGCCTTGGACTGGCCACCGGCGAGAATCTTCGAGAGCACCTTCAGCGGCTGGCCGTCCGGGAAGCCCACCAGGTTGAGGGCGAACAGGGGCCGCGCGCCCATGGCGTAGATGTCCGACAGGGCATTCGCCGCGGCGATGGCCCCGAACTGGAACGGGTCGTCCACCACGGGCGGGAAGAAGTCCACCGTCTCCACCACGGCCAGGCCGGGCGTGAGGCGATAGACGGCCGCATCGTCGTTGGTGGCGAAACCCACCAGCGCGTGAGGACTCCTGGCAGTCTTCAGGAGGCGCAGGACCTGCGCCAGGTCCGCGGGCCGCAGTTTCGCCGCTCAGCCCGCGCAGTGACTTAATTCGGTGAGGCGCTTCGGCTTCACCGGCTGCTCGTCCGCCATGGTGCTCCCCTTCCGCCGTGTGCGGCCCGGGTACCAGGCCGCGTATGTCCGTCAGGCCTTGCGCACGTAGTCGCGCTTCAGGAGCTGCGCGACTGCTTCCGCCGTCACCACGTCGTCCGCGTCCGCGCGGTCCAACACCGCGCCGAAGGTGCCGTAGTTGTGCACCAGCTGGAGCACGTCCAGCATCTCCGGCGACAGCTCCTTGAGCGGCGGCGTCAGCGGCATGGCCAGCGCCAGCGGCGCGTCCAGCGCCGGCAGGTTCGGCTGCAGGCGCTTCATCTCGTCCAGCTGACGGAGCGAGTCCATCAGGAGCGCTTCGGTGGACGAGTCCAGCTCCACCATGAACTCCTGGTTGTCCGCCGGGCGCAGCTCGAAGTCGCCCTGCTCCCAGGTGATGATGCGGTTGAAGCTCTTCTGCGGGCCCAGGTTGTGGTTGTCGCCGATGACGGCGTAGTACACACGGCCCTGGCGCAGGTAGATGCGGCCCTCCTGGTCGCTCGTCACCACCAGCACGCCGTTCTTCTTGGACGTGTGGAAGAGCTGGAGCAGGTCCGGCAGGGGAATCTCTTCAATCTTCCCCGTCATGGAGCTGGCCTTGTTGGTGGTCCGCGCGGC contains these protein-coding regions:
- the selD gene encoding selenide, water dikinase SelD, which encodes MADEQPVKPKRLTELSHCAGUAAKLRPADLAQVLRLLKTARSPHALVGFATNDDAAVYRLTPGLAVVETVDFFPPVVDDPFQFGAIAAANALSDIYAMGARPLFALNLVGFPDGQPLKVLSKILAGGQSKADEAGIPILGGHSVRDPEPKYGMAVTGVVHPKKVLTNAGAKPGDVLFLTKPLGSGIATTAIKRGVASKQLSKRVVAVMSALNRAAGEVFASGKFKVNALTDVTGYGLLGHLLEMMTGAKARAAIDLERIPLISEVAGLAEQGVVPGGTKANLAHVLKKVRFPEGLPEHIQWVLADAQTNGGLLASVPARQALKALKALDAAGVDAALIGEVRAGRPGIDIIG
- a CDS encoding FHA domain-containing protein yields the protein MDTQKTYALKFISGKYQGGEFPLKAEKHIVIGRSSELDMVLVEDMVSRKHAKISFSDGKITIEDLGSTNGTFVNGEKVKQARLKEGDRILIGTSILKLVHQGADGANVDESMAKQKLEEVAAVQAARTTNKASSMTGKIEEIPLPDLLQLFHTSKKNGVLVVTSDQEGRIYLRQGRVYYAVIGDNHNLGPQKSFNRIITWEQGDFELRPADNQEFMVELDSSTEALLMDSLRQLDEMKRLQPNLPALDAPLALAMPLTPPLKELSPEMLDVLQLVHNYGTFGAVLDRADADDVVTAEAVAQLLKRDYVRKA